One Paralichthys olivaceus isolate ysfri-2021 chromosome 21, ASM2471397v2, whole genome shotgun sequence genomic window carries:
- the snf8 gene encoding vacuolar-sorting protein SNF8 — translation MHRRGVGAGAIAKKKLAEAKYKERGTVLAEDQIVQMSKQLETFKSNLEEFASKHKQEIRKNPQFRVQFQEMCATIGVDPLASGKGFWSEMLGVGDFYYELGVQIIEVCLALKHRNGGLITLDELHQRVLKGRGKYAQDVSQDDLMRAIKKLKVMGSDFGMIPVGGSYLVQSVPAELNMDHTVVLQLAEKKGYVTVSEIKESLKWEKERACHVLDHLLKEGLAWLDAQAAGEAQYWLPALFSELLSCDVTPEEANQMSP, via the exons ATGCATCGGAGAGGAGTCGGGGCGGGAGCAATTGCTAAGAAGAAGCTGGCAGAG GCCAAATACAAGGAAAGAGGGACTGTTCTTGCAGAGGATCAGATTGTCCAg aTGTCCAAGCAGTTGGAGACGTTCAAATCGAACCTGGAGGAGTTTGCCAGCAAGCACAAACAAGAAATTCGAAAGAACCcacaattcagggttcagtttCAGGAAATGTGTGCCACCATCGGAGTTGACCCACTTGCCT CTGGAAAAGGGTTTTGGTCTGAGATGCTTGGAGTCGGTGACTTCTACTATGAGCTCGGTGTGCAGATTATTGAAGTGTGCCTGGCCCTGAAACACAGAAACGGAG gGCTCATTACGTTGGATGAACTCCATCAGAGAGTTCTGAAAGGAAGAGGTAAATACGCTCAGGATGTGAGCCA AGACGACTTGATGAGAGCCATAAAGAAGCTGAAGGTGATGGGGAGTGATTTTGGGATGATTCCTGTCGGTGGTTCTTACTTGGTGCAGTCAGTCCCAGCAGAGCTTAACATGGACCATACTGTGGTCCTACAGCTGGCTGAG AAAAAGGGATACGTCACAGTCAGTGAGATCAAGGAGAGCTTGAAATGGGAGAAGGAACGTGCTTGTCACGTCCTG GACCACCTGCTGAAAGAAGGCTTGGCCTGGTTGGACGCTCAAGCAGCTGGAGAGGCACAGTACTGGCTCCCAGCTCTCTTCTCCGAGCTCCTGTCCTGTGATGTCACACCGGAGGAGGCCAATCAGATGTCAccttaa